From one Triticum urartu cultivar G1812 chromosome 3, Tu2.1, whole genome shotgun sequence genomic stretch:
- the LOC125544612 gene encoding putative RNA-binding protein YlmH isoform X1, which yields MAAAVALASPLRRLLHCPCPRRAIATPLRFFARGRCDLALAVSAAAVGDKWGVHRHVIEEVMDILDMAQRASQRRDVFHTSFLTPPIIAEAMLAIEKLADIKAVAQGGYPQAERCRISVGHPDSMRSDPDVVAALSISGNFRLEPCSHGDFLGAILGAGITREKVGDILLQGERGAQVLVDPELVDYLTSTLEKVGKVGVSCTQIPLLAIEYEPPRTKSFKTVESSLRVDAVASAGFKISRTKLGSMISSGDVRVNWSLVSKSGATLKAGDVVSVSGMGRLKVFENMLGLALYSVCNWGNRDYEERQICRSVDSIFVGP from the exons ATGGCCGCCGCGGTCGCCTTGGCAAGCCCTCTCCGGCGACTCCTCCACTGCCCTTGCCCGCGCCGCGCTATCGCCACGCCACTCCGCTTCTTCGCGCGAG GGCGGTGTGACCTGGCCCTCGCCGTCTCGGCGGCCGCAGTCGGAGATAAGTGGGGCGTGCACAGGCATGTAATCGAGGAAGTCATGGACATTCTGGATATG GCACAAAGGGCTTCCCAACGAAGAGATGTCTTCCACACCAGTTTTCTTACGCCACCTATCATAGCGGAGGCTATGCTAGCAATTGAAAAGTTAGCTGATATCAAAGCAGTAGCTCAGGGGGGCTATCCACAG GCTGAGCGGTGCCGAATTTCAGTTGGGCATCCAGACTCTATGAGAAGTGACCCAGATGTAGTTGCTGCTTTGAG CATCTCCGGGAATTTCCGATTAGAACCCTGTTCTCATGGTGATTTTCTCGGTGCTATTCTTGGGGCAGGAATTACAAGGGAGAAAGTTGGAGATATACTTTTACAG GGGGAAAGAGGTGCTCAGGTCCTTGTTGATCCAGAGCTTGTTGACTATCTGACTTCCACACTAGAAAAG GTGGGGAAAGTTGGTGTTTCATGCACCCAGATTCCCTTGCTTGCTATAGAGTATGAGCCACCAAG GACCAAATCTTTTAAAACTGTAGAATCATCACTTCGGGTTGATGCTGTGGCCAGTGCAGGATTTAAAATATCACGCACAAAGCTTGGTAGCATGATCAG TTCTGGAGATGTTCGTGTGAATTGGTCACTGGTTTCGAAAAGTGGAGCTACCCTCAAGGCTGGGGATGTTGTTTCTGTCAGTGGGATGGGGAGATTAAAG GTTTTTGAGAATATGTTGGGCCTTGCATTGTATTCTGTATGCA ATTGGGGAAATCGTGACTACGAAGAAAGGCAAATATGTCGTTCAGTTGATTCAATATTTGTAGGCCCGTGA
- the LOC125544612 gene encoding putative RNA-binding protein YlmH isoform X3, giving the protein MAAAVALASPLRRLLHCPCPRRAIATPLRFFARGRCDLALAVSAAAVGDKWGVHRHVIEEVMDILDMAQRASQRRDVFHTSFLTPPIIAEAMLAIEKLADIKAVAQGGYPQAERCRISVGHPDSMRSDPDVVAALSISGNFRLEPCSHGDFLGAILGAGITREKVGDILLQGERGAQVLVDPELVDYLTSTLEKVGKVGVSCTQIPLLAIEYEPPRTKSFKTVESSLRVDAVASAGFKISRTKLGSMISSGDVRVNWSLVSKSGATLKAGDVVSVSGMGRLKRHSTSAGF; this is encoded by the exons ATGGCCGCCGCGGTCGCCTTGGCAAGCCCTCTCCGGCGACTCCTCCACTGCCCTTGCCCGCGCCGCGCTATCGCCACGCCACTCCGCTTCTTCGCGCGAG GGCGGTGTGACCTGGCCCTCGCCGTCTCGGCGGCCGCAGTCGGAGATAAGTGGGGCGTGCACAGGCATGTAATCGAGGAAGTCATGGACATTCTGGATATG GCACAAAGGGCTTCCCAACGAAGAGATGTCTTCCACACCAGTTTTCTTACGCCACCTATCATAGCGGAGGCTATGCTAGCAATTGAAAAGTTAGCTGATATCAAAGCAGTAGCTCAGGGGGGCTATCCACAG GCTGAGCGGTGCCGAATTTCAGTTGGGCATCCAGACTCTATGAGAAGTGACCCAGATGTAGTTGCTGCTTTGAG CATCTCCGGGAATTTCCGATTAGAACCCTGTTCTCATGGTGATTTTCTCGGTGCTATTCTTGGGGCAGGAATTACAAGGGAGAAAGTTGGAGATATACTTTTACAG GGGGAAAGAGGTGCTCAGGTCCTTGTTGATCCAGAGCTTGTTGACTATCTGACTTCCACACTAGAAAAG GTGGGGAAAGTTGGTGTTTCATGCACCCAGATTCCCTTGCTTGCTATAGAGTATGAGCCACCAAG GACCAAATCTTTTAAAACTGTAGAATCATCACTTCGGGTTGATGCTGTGGCCAGTGCAGGATTTAAAATATCACGCACAAAGCTTGGTAGCATGATCAG TTCTGGAGATGTTCGTGTGAATTGGTCACTGGTTTCGAAAAGTGGAGCTACCCTCAAGGCTGGGGATGTTGTTTCTGTCAGTGGGATGGGGAGATTAAAG AGGCATTCCACCAGTGCAGGTTTTTGA
- the LOC125544611 gene encoding pentatricopeptide repeat-containing protein At2g27800, mitochondrial-like, with protein MSTLLRRILCSTPAGASLSHRLPFATSSRRTPHRFRRSHRAPSQSPSPDAVSAAVASLPSRLTPAVLASSLASTSDLRLLFPLLTHSLGRPTFRPDPGPFLVAVKRLGAAQLYHEFDRTCALFFSLLPSLPSPGPLLRAALYFYCEFRKLGKAFHVYTLMRASADPAARPAADTYHALFTALLSRGGNDSMVHYMYMDTVSALFRQMLEEGVPPDTRALNVLVRGYAQSLHLNDALRVFHQMAPVYGCQPDGLTYSYLVRGLSAQGRTKNARELFDEMRGKGMMPTEPSCNAFVSALAVAGEAAEAERVMWDMARAGAVVDHITRRAVVEELGRAGKRDDAERVVREMEEMGMLRVAERRELLASIQDDEDGDDGMDAAVESTRGGDRRRRQS; from the coding sequence atgAGCACGCTCCTCCGGCGCATCCTCTGCAGCACGCCCGccggcgcctccctctcccaccGCCTCCCCTTCGCCACCTCGTCCCGCCGCACCCCGCACCGCTTCCGCCGCAGCCACCGCGCGCCCAGCCAGTCGCCGTCGCCCGACgccgtctccgccgccgtcgcctccCTCCCCTCCCGCCTCACCCCGGCCGTCCTCGCATCCTCCCTCGCCTCCACCTCCGACCTCCGCCTCCTCTTCCCGCTGCTCACCCACTCCCTCGGCCGGCCCACCTTCCGGCCCGACCCGGGGCCCTTCCTCGTCGCCGTCAAGCGCCTGGGCGCCGCCCAGCTCTACCACGAGTTCGACCGCACCTGCgccctcttcttctccctcctcccgTCCCTGCCGTCCCCGGGGCCCCTCCTCAGGGCCGCCCTCTACTTCTACTGCGAGTTCCGCAAGCTCGGCAAGGCGTTCCACGTCTACACCCTCATGCGCGCCTCCGCCGACCCGgccgcgcgccccgccgccgacACCTACCACGCGCTCTTCACGGCGCTGCTGTCGCGCGGGGGCAACGACTCCATGGTGCACTACATGTACATGGACACCGTCTCGGCGCTGTTCCGGCAGATGCTGGAGGAGGGCGTCCCGCCGGACACCCGGGCGCTCAACGTGCTCGTCAGGGGCTACGCGCAGTCGCTGCACCTCAACGACGCGCTGCGCGTGTTCCACCAGATGGCGCCCGTCTACGGCTGCCAGCCGGACGGCCTCACGTACAGCTACCTGGTGCGCGGGCTGAGCGCGCAGGGCCGCACCAAGAACGCCCGGGAGCTGTTCGACGAAATGCGGGGCAAAGGGATGATGCCGACGGAGCCGTCCTGCAACGCGTTCGTCAGCGCGCTCGCCGTGGCCGGGGAGGCCGCGGAGGCCGAGCGGGTGATGTGGGATATGGCCAGGGCGGGGGCGGTGGTGGATCATATCACGAGGAGGGCGGTGGTGGAGGAGCTGGGGAGGGCCGGGAAGAGGGACGACGCTGAAAGAGTGGTCAGGGAGATGGAGGAGATGGGCATGCTCAGAGTCGCCGAGCGGCGAGAGCTCCTCGCTTCCATCCAAGACGACGAGGACGGCGACGATGGCATGGATGCTGCTGTTGAGAGCACGAGAGGTGGTGATCGGCGACGACGACAAAGTTAG
- the LOC125544612 gene encoding putative RNA-binding protein YlmH isoform X2, translated as MAAAVALASPLRRLLHCPCPRRAIATPLRFFARGRCDLALAVSAAAVGDKWGVHRHVIEEVMDILDMAQRASQRRDVFHTSFLTPPIIAEAMLAIEKLADIKAVAQGGYPQAERCRISVGHPDSMRSDPDVVAALSISGNFRLEPCSHGDFLGAILGAGITREKVGDILLQGERGAQVLVDPELVDYLTSTLEKVGKVGVSCTQIPLLAIEYEPPRTKSFKTVESSLRVDAVASAGFKISRTKLGSMISSGDVRVNWSLVSKSGATLKAGDVVSVSGMGRLKIGEIVTTKKGKYVVQLIQYL; from the exons ATGGCCGCCGCGGTCGCCTTGGCAAGCCCTCTCCGGCGACTCCTCCACTGCCCTTGCCCGCGCCGCGCTATCGCCACGCCACTCCGCTTCTTCGCGCGAG GGCGGTGTGACCTGGCCCTCGCCGTCTCGGCGGCCGCAGTCGGAGATAAGTGGGGCGTGCACAGGCATGTAATCGAGGAAGTCATGGACATTCTGGATATG GCACAAAGGGCTTCCCAACGAAGAGATGTCTTCCACACCAGTTTTCTTACGCCACCTATCATAGCGGAGGCTATGCTAGCAATTGAAAAGTTAGCTGATATCAAAGCAGTAGCTCAGGGGGGCTATCCACAG GCTGAGCGGTGCCGAATTTCAGTTGGGCATCCAGACTCTATGAGAAGTGACCCAGATGTAGTTGCTGCTTTGAG CATCTCCGGGAATTTCCGATTAGAACCCTGTTCTCATGGTGATTTTCTCGGTGCTATTCTTGGGGCAGGAATTACAAGGGAGAAAGTTGGAGATATACTTTTACAG GGGGAAAGAGGTGCTCAGGTCCTTGTTGATCCAGAGCTTGTTGACTATCTGACTTCCACACTAGAAAAG GTGGGGAAAGTTGGTGTTTCATGCACCCAGATTCCCTTGCTTGCTATAGAGTATGAGCCACCAAG GACCAAATCTTTTAAAACTGTAGAATCATCACTTCGGGTTGATGCTGTGGCCAGTGCAGGATTTAAAATATCACGCACAAAGCTTGGTAGCATGATCAG TTCTGGAGATGTTCGTGTGAATTGGTCACTGGTTTCGAAAAGTGGAGCTACCCTCAAGGCTGGGGATGTTGTTTCTGTCAGTGGGATGGGGAGATTAAAG ATTGGGGAAATCGTGACTACGAAGAAAGGCAAATATGTCGTTCAGTTGATTCAATATTTGTAG
- the LOC125544610 gene encoding dihydroorotase, mitochondrial, which yields MQFAITTTAVSANPHLKPLVSFPRPSPQHRVRVHPPRHRPNTRASAMASSATQELTITRPDDWHLHLRDGDVMAAVLPHSARHFQRAIVMPNLKPPVTTTARAIAYRDEIMKALPPGSSFVPLMTLYLTDSTSPEEIKIARKSGVVFAVKLYPAGATTNSQDGVTDILGKCLPVLEEMVKQEMPLLVHGEVTDPHVDTFDREKVFIEKILAPLVQKLPQLKIVMEHITTMDAVNFVESCKEGHVAATVTPQHLLLNRNALFQGGLQPHNYCLPVLKRETHRQAIVSAVTSGSRQYFLGTDSAPHDKRMKECSCGCAGIYSAPVALSLYAKVFEEVGALDKLEAFTSFNGPDFYGLPRNTSKIVLRRSPWKVPATYAYGSGVIVPMSTGNTLEWLPSDQPEE from the exons ATGCAGTTCGCGATCACCACCACCGCCGTCTCCGCGAACCCGCATCTGAAGCCTCTGGTCTCCTTCCCGCGGCCGTCGCCCCAGCACCGGGTCCGAGTCCACCCTCCTCGCCACCGCCCGAACACGAGGGCGAGCGCCATGGCCTCCTCGGCGACGCAGGAGCTCACCATCACGCGCCCCGACGACTGGCACCTCCACCTCCGCGACGGCGACGTGATGGCCGCTGTGCTCCCCCACAG CGCGAGGCACTTTCAGAGAGCCATCGTCATGCCCAACCTGAAGCCCCCGGTTACAACAACGGCACGTGCGATCGCGTACAGAGATGAGATCATGAAGGCGCTGCCTCCCGGCAGCAGCTTCGTGCCGCTCATGACGCTCTACCTCACGGACAGCACTAGCCCGGAAGAAATTAAGATTGCAA GAAAGAGTGGTGTGGTTTTTGCTGTCAAGTTGTATCCTGCTGGAGCAACTACTAACTCCCAAGATGGCGTAACTGATATTTTGGGGAAATGCTTGCCTGTCCTTGAAGAGATGGTTAAGCAGGAAATGCCTTTACTT GTTCATGGAGAAGTCACAGATCCTCATGTCGATACCTTTGACCGTGAGAAGGTCTTCATTGAGAAAATATTAGCACCACTTGTACAAAAACTTCCACAGCTGAAAATCGTTATGGAACATATCACTACGATGGATGCAGTGAACTTCGTAGAATCATGCAAAGAAG GTCATGTTGCTGCAACAGTGACTCCACAGCATCTCCTTCTAAACAGGAATGCGTTGTTTCAGGGTGGTTTACAGCCTCACAATTATTGCTTGCCAGTGCTGAAGAGAGAAACTCACA GGCAAGCTATTGTTTCTGCTGTAACAAGTGGGAGCAGACAATACTTTCTTGGCACTGACAGTGCTCCCCATGATAAACGGATGAAGGAGTGTTCCTGTGGATGTGCAGGAATATATAGCGCTCCTGTTGCTCTTTCTCTTTATGCGAAGGTATTTGAAGAG GTCGGTGCTCTTGATAAGCTAGAGGCGTTTACAAGCTTCAATGGGCCAGATTTTTATGGACTCCCAAGGAACACATCAAAGATTGTTCTGAGAAGGAGCCCCTGGAAAGTGCCTGCAACTTATGCGTACGGTTCAGGGGTGATTGTGCCTATGTCCACCGGCAACACTCTGGAATGGCTTCCGTCCGATCAGCCTGAAGAATAA